The following proteins are encoded in a genomic region of Amphiura filiformis chromosome 11, Afil_fr2py, whole genome shotgun sequence:
- the LOC140164080 gene encoding sodium/calcium exchanger regulatory protein 1-like gives MAVDFSGTWKHEKNEGFEEFLKAMKVGLLPRSMALKQSPTVVITQNGDDFTITTKGARTVEIKFKVGQEYKENNALEGKEFRMVANWDGSKLVTKNLDKPDGALTIREIEGGKFVQTQKLGDITCRRIFKKT, from the coding sequence ATGGCTGTTGACTTCAgtggaacatggaaacatgaaAAGAATGAGGGCTTCGAGGAGTTCCTCAAGGCAATGAAAGTTGGTCTTCTACCAAGGAGTATGGCTCTAAAACAAAGCCCCACTGTCGTCATCACACAAAACGGAGATGATTTCACCATCACAACCAAAGGTGCAAGAACCGTGGAAATCAAGTTCAAAGTTGGTCAGGAATACAAGGAGAACAACGCATTGGAAGGCAAGGAGTTCCGTATGGTAGCCAACTGGGATGGAAGTAAATTGGTGACGAAAAACTTAGATAAACCAGATGGTGCTCTAACCATTAGGGAGATCGAAGGCGGCAAGTTTGTGCAGACGCAGAAGCTGGGTGACATCACATGCAGAAGAATCTTCAAGAAGACATAG